Proteins encoded together in one Helicobacter pylori window:
- a CDS encoding M48 family peptidase, translating into MLDIWIDMIICIFYLLFFTTPYIVGDILQLKFIRQKLCEKPVLLPQKDYEEAGNYAIRKMQLSIISQILDGIIFAGWVFFGLTHLEDLTHYLNLPETLGYLVFALLFLAIQSVLALPISYYTTMHLDKEFGFSKVSLSLFFKDFFKGLSLTLGVGLLLIYTLIMIIEHVEHWEISSFFVVFVFMILANLFYPKIAQLFNQFTPLNNRDLESQIESMMDKVGFKSEGIFVMDASKRDGRLNAYFGGLGKNKRVVLFDTLISKVGTEGLLAILGHELGHFKNKDLLKSLGIMGGLLALVFALIAHLPPIVFEGFNVSQTPASLITILLLFLPVFSFYAMPLIGFFSRKNEYNADKFGASLSSKETLAKALVSIVNENKAFPYSHPFYVFLHFTHPPLLERLKALDYEIE; encoded by the coding sequence ATGCTTGACATATGGATAGATATGATAATTTGTATTTTTTATTTGCTCTTTTTTACGACTCCTTACATTGTGGGCGATATTTTGCAATTGAAATTTATCCGTCAAAAGCTCTGCGAGAAGCCTGTTTTACTCCCACAAAAGGATTATGAAGAAGCGGGAAATTATGCCATTAGGAAAATGCAATTATCCATTATTTCTCAAATTTTAGACGGGATCATCTTTGCTGGTTGGGTCTTTTTTGGTTTGACGCATTTAGAAGATCTCACGCATTATTTAAACCTTCCTGAAACGCTAGGCTACTTGGTGTTTGCTTTGTTGTTTTTAGCGATTCAAAGCGTTTTAGCTTTACCCATTAGCTACTACACCACCATGCATTTGGATAAAGAATTTGGCTTTTCTAAGGTGAGCTTGTCGTTGTTTTTCAAGGATTTTTTCAAAGGGTTATCGCTCACTTTAGGCGTGGGGTTGTTGTTGATTTACACTCTTATTATGATCATTGAACATGTGGAGCATTGGGAGATTAGCTCGTTTTTTGTCGTGTTTGTTTTTATGATCTTGGCTAATCTTTTTTACCCTAAAATCGCCCAGCTTTTCAACCAATTCACCCCCTTGAATAACCGGGATTTAGAGAGTCAAATTGAGAGCATGATGGATAAGGTGGGTTTTAAATCCGAAGGCATTTTTGTGATGGACGCTAGCAAAAGGGATGGGCGTTTGAATGCGTATTTTGGGGGCTTGGGCAAAAACAAGCGGGTGGTGTTGTTTGACACTTTGATCTCTAAAGTTGGGACAGAAGGGCTTTTAGCCATTTTAGGGCATGAATTAGGGCATTTTAAAAATAAGGATTTGTTGAAAAGTTTAGGGATTATGGGAGGCTTGCTCGCTCTTGTTTTTGCTTTGATCGCTCATTTGCCACCGATCGTTTTTGAAGGCTTTAATGTCTCACAAACGCCAGCGAGTTTGATTACGATTTTACTCTTGTTTTTGCCGGTGTTTTCCTTTTACGCCATGCCTTTGATCGGGTTTTTTAGCCGAAAGAACGAATACAATGCGGACAAGTTTGGGGCGAGTTTAAGCTCTAAAGAGACTTTAGCCAAAGCGTTAGTGTCCATTGTGAATGAAAATAAAGCGTTCCCCTATTCGCACCCTTTTTATGTTTTCTTGCATTTCACGCACCCGCCCTTATTAGAACGCCTAAAAGCTTTGGATTATGAAATTGAATGA
- a CDS encoding transposase, producing the protein MMLVTRILYAKNINKGKLKALNEQAQILGKLRSQIWQEYGALKCLNTSDRKIRDLWVKEKREFKVLANAWKETLRDSFNNIKLYLEAAKTSIKKDIFKHYKTKEEQKEAFIQLKKDEWLKDHFLHRKMRKAFKHGKNSVFNQIIVRSDDYKVFELNNQCWISIPSLIKNKRIKIPLNTTMEYKPSGTLRLIIKNKVVEVHSSYEKTDNRTCGNEIIGIDKGYSEVFVTSTNEFLGKDLGKILTQYSDKLKVKYQRRNKLLALMKKAQKNNQLEKANRIFKNNLGKIKQNKEDHKVKQRLKTLIYNACHQVVDKAKVVVCEDLKENFSKNTSYGKNTNRRLNSWVKGLIADALKNVIACRGSALHLVNPAYTSQCDSFCNNLLLGRRKSNTFYLFNGGTIQADYNAARNILARYFDKEIKKNTPFNAVKEILLKRTDSYRLTTVQARL; encoded by the coding sequence ATGATGCTAGTTACAAGAATACTCTATGCCAAAAATATCAATAAAGGTAAGTTAAAAGCGTTAAACGAACAAGCCCAAATTTTAGGAAAATTGCGTTCTCAAATATGGCAAGAATATGGGGCTTTAAAATGTTTGAATACGAGCGATAGAAAAATTAGAGATTTATGGGTTAAGGAAAAAAGGGAATTTAAAGTTTTAGCTAACGCTTGGAAAGAGACTTTAAGAGATAGCTTCAATAACATCAAGCTCTATTTGGAAGCGGCTAAAACTTCTATTAAAAAAGACATATTCAAACACTATAAAACCAAAGAAGAGCAAAAAGAAGCCTTTATCCAATTAAAAAAAGATGAATGGCTAAAAGATCATTTTTTACACAGAAAAATGAGAAAAGCTTTCAAGCATGGTAAAAATTCTGTTTTCAATCAAATCATTGTCCGCAGCGATGACTACAAAGTTTTTGAATTGAACAATCAATGTTGGATCTCTATACCCTCTTTAATCAAAAACAAAAGGATTAAAATCCCTTTAAATACCACAATGGAATACAAACCTAGTGGCACTTTAAGACTGATTATAAAAAACAAGGTAGTGGAAGTTCATAGTTCTTATGAAAAAACAGATAATCGCACTTGTGGGAATGAAATAATAGGCATTGATAAGGGTTATAGTGAAGTCTTTGTAACAAGCACTAACGAATTTTTAGGGAAGGATTTAGGTAAAATCCTCACCCAATACAGCGACAAACTAAAAGTCAAATACCAACGAAGAAACAAGTTATTGGCGCTGATGAAAAAAGCTCAAAAAAACAATCAACTTGAAAAAGCTAATCGTATTTTTAAAAACAATCTAGGCAAAATTAAGCAAAACAAAGAAGATCATAAAGTCAAACAAAGATTAAAAACCCTTATTTACAACGCTTGCCATCAAGTAGTGGATAAGGCAAAGGTGGTTGTGTGTGAAGATTTAAAAGAAAACTTTTCAAAAAACACAAGCTATGGCAAAAACACTAACAGAAGACTCAATTCTTGGGTTAAAGGTTTAATAGCAGACGCTTTAAAAAATGTAATAGCGTGCAGAGGTTCTGCATTGCATTTAGTCAATCCTGCATACACTTCGCAATGCGATAGCTTTTGTAACAACCTTTTATTAGGGCGTCGCAAAAGCAATACTTTTTACCTATTTAATGGGGGAACTATTCAGGCTGACTATAATGCTGCTAGAAACATTTTAGCGAGATACTTTGACAAAGAAATTAAAAAGAATACACCTTTTAATGCGGTTAAAGAAATCTTACTAAAACGGACTGATAGCTATCGCTTGACTACTGTGCAAGCAAGGCTTTAG
- the tnpA gene encoding IS200/IS605 family transposase → MCFLMHVHLVFVTKYRRSAFNKEVIDFLGSVFAKVCKDFESELVEFDGGSDHVHLLINYPPKVSVSKLVNSLKGVSSRLTRQHHFKSVEASLWGKHLWSPSYFAGSCGGVPLEMIKQYIQEQETPH, encoded by the coding sequence TTGTGTTTTTTAATGCATGTGCATTTGGTATTTGTTACTAAATACAGGCGTTCAGCGTTCAATAAGGAAGTGATAGATTTTTTAGGATCGGTGTTTGCCAAAGTGTGTAAGGACTTTGAGAGCGAATTGGTAGAATTTGATGGGGGGAGCGATCATGTGCATTTGCTTATCAACTACCCTCCAAAAGTGAGCGTGAGTAAGTTAGTCAATTCTTTAAAAGGCGTTAGCAGTCGTTTGACTAGACAACACCATTTCAAAAGCGTTGAAGCTAGTTTGTGGGGGAAGCATTTATGGTCGCCTAGTTATTTCGCTGGGAGTTGTGGGGGCGTGCCTTTAGAGATGATTAAGCAATACATACAAGAGCAAGAAACACCGCATTAA
- a CDS encoding IS607 family transposase — protein MYSPAKFASMIGKSVRTLQRWDLEGVFVAHRNQKNRRFYTHDQYLEYLGIKASEDKAKIVVYARVSSANQKQDLQNQIEALEKFCLANGYAVSEWCNEIGSGLNYKRKIFNRILEEIEMGKISKLVIAHKDRFVRFGFEYFESFAQTHGCEIIIMNQISLSPEAEMTQDLLSIIHCFSSRLYGLRKYNKEIKEHLKNQE, from the coding sequence GTGTATTCGCCTGCTAAGTTTGCTAGTATGATAGGTAAATCTGTTAGGACTTTACAACGATGGGATTTAGAGGGTGTTTTTGTCGCTCATCGTAATCAAAAAAATAGGCGTTTTTACACGCATGATCAATACTTAGAATATCTAGGTATTAAAGCTAGTGAAGATAAAGCAAAGATAGTGGTTTATGCTAGAGTGTCTAGCGCTAATCAAAAACAAGATTTGCAAAATCAAATTGAAGCCTTAGAAAAATTTTGTCTTGCCAATGGCTATGCGGTGAGTGAATGGTGTAATGAGATAGGGAGTGGGTTAAACTATAAGAGAAAGATTTTTAACCGAATTTTGGAAGAAATTGAAATGGGAAAAATCTCTAAATTGGTTATCGCTCATAAAGATAGGTTTGTGCGTTTTGGTTTTGAATATTTTGAAAGCTTTGCTCAAACTCATGGCTGTGAAATTATTATAATGAATCAGATCTCTTTAAGCCCTGAAGCTGAGATGACACAAGATTTATTGAGCATTATCCATTGTTTTAGTTCTAGGCTTTATGGCTTAAGAAAATACAACAAAGAAATTAAAGAACATCTTAAAAATCAAGAATGA